In Bacillus toyonensis BCT-7112, a single window of DNA contains:
- a CDS encoding sensor domain-containing protein: protein MKLNKNLQLCILITTLVCYSIYFMFFFLFPTHFSNFNVRFASLIIEAITFVSLIYSIYSKKVSSNPFWICITIAIGSFLLGKIVYTYQDKFFEIPIHRFTVSDVFYMFFLVFCLIAFCYKILKECNKWEKAFFICDLCIVLISVFTLEWYLFNQPDLNIFSLSLGDIFLSFLYPIADLLLLLLSVSLFFRPTVFNSKRKIYIFIFVLISSATFNYIYFYLYSHLANDTITLLRLLYRVPILLIAIAGSISDDYNSNKNYFTVHPKLGKKVLVVFPYLAVAILIGFTLKEQTSSSTLITGNCIAFVFVLIRHSIVGMQNATLTKRLQAFNAQLEDKVTLRTSDLVHKSEALSEKQQKFESLYEYHPDPIFTIDLNGVFLNVNKAGSVLLGAPTNELLGETCFSIILDEDKHKLLTALEKVKQQKSASLQLSSQYKDGFIYFLYVTIVPIMINGQISGSYIMVKDITAQKKQQEEIKYLAFHDAVTKIGNRAYFHKKLRKVIKNAQTINSEFALLYLDLDRFKAINDTLGHSSGDYILEEVAQRFQSCLPSHTYVSRIGGDEFTILIENYTDHDSLFQLCNELFESMKKPFVIHEQKLNVSLSIGIAIYPHSGIDASTLLKNANVAMYDAKEKELNSVSIYDDVIAKKIERRLRLEKDLPNALQNEELFLLYQPQVDSESNKIIGAEALIRWNHPELGVISPYEFIPIAEETLQIIPIGKWTLQQACEQMKRWHVLGYSHLKIGVNLSAKEFEQEDFVKSISFTLATTGLPASSLDLELTERIAMMDERETLIKLRTLKNLGIHISIDDFGTGYSSLAYLPLYPIDTLKIPREFMTMSETCEDGMEIIKTIITLAHTLEMSVIAEGVETKEHVNFLQKNKCQFIQGYYYSKPIYSNAFTKLLKNGIRL, encoded by the coding sequence ATTTTATGTTTTTCTTTCTGTTCCCTACTCATTTTTCAAATTTCAATGTACGCTTCGCTTCACTCATCATTGAAGCCATTACATTTGTATCACTAATTTACTCTATATATTCTAAAAAAGTTAGTTCAAATCCTTTTTGGATATGTATCACAATAGCAATTGGTAGTTTTTTATTAGGAAAAATAGTATATACGTATCAAGATAAGTTTTTTGAGATTCCAATACATCGTTTTACTGTTTCTGATGTGTTTTACATGTTTTTTCTAGTCTTCTGCCTTATCGCTTTCTGCTATAAAATCTTAAAAGAATGCAACAAATGGGAAAAGGCATTCTTTATTTGTGATCTATGCATAGTACTCATTTCCGTATTCACATTAGAATGGTATTTATTTAATCAGCCAGATTTAAATATATTTTCCCTTTCACTGGGAGATATTTTTCTTTCCTTTCTATATCCAATTGCAGACCTATTACTTCTTCTACTAAGTGTTAGTCTCTTTTTCCGCCCAACTGTTTTTAATTCCAAACGGAAAATTTATATTTTTATTTTTGTATTAATAAGTTCTGCAACTTTTAACTATATTTACTTCTACCTATATAGCCATTTAGCAAATGATACTATAACGCTATTACGTCTTTTATATAGAGTACCTATATTACTTATCGCAATAGCTGGTTCCATTTCAGACGATTATAATAGCAATAAAAATTATTTTACTGTACACCCTAAATTAGGGAAAAAAGTTTTAGTCGTATTCCCCTACCTTGCCGTCGCAATACTAATCGGGTTTACGTTAAAAGAACAAACATCATCTTCCACTCTCATTACAGGAAATTGTATCGCTTTTGTTTTTGTACTTATTCGACATTCTATTGTGGGTATGCAAAATGCTACTCTAACAAAACGTCTACAAGCATTTAATGCTCAACTTGAAGATAAAGTTACTTTAAGGACTTCTGATTTAGTCCATAAGTCAGAGGCTCTATCTGAGAAACAGCAAAAATTCGAATCATTATATGAATATCACCCTGACCCTATTTTTACAATTGATTTAAATGGAGTATTCTTAAATGTAAATAAGGCAGGAAGCGTCCTACTCGGAGCACCAACAAACGAGTTACTCGGTGAGACATGTTTCTCGATCATTTTAGATGAAGATAAACACAAACTGTTAACTGCATTAGAAAAAGTTAAACAACAAAAATCGGCATCCTTACAACTTAGTTCTCAATATAAAGATGGTTTTATTTATTTTTTATACGTTACCATCGTCCCTATTATGATAAATGGACAAATTTCAGGAAGCTATATTATGGTAAAGGATATTACCGCACAAAAAAAACAACAAGAAGAAATAAAATATTTAGCATTCCACGATGCTGTAACGAAAATTGGGAATCGAGCCTATTTCCATAAGAAATTAAGAAAAGTTATAAAGAATGCTCAAACAATAAATAGTGAGTTCGCATTATTATATTTAGATTTAGACCGCTTTAAAGCAATTAACGATACACTTGGGCATTCGTCAGGTGATTACATATTAGAAGAAGTGGCACAGCGATTCCAATCATGTCTTCCATCACATACTTATGTATCAAGAATCGGTGGCGATGAATTCACAATCTTAATTGAAAACTATACTGACCATGATTCCTTATTCCAGTTATGTAACGAATTATTTGAAAGTATGAAAAAACCATTTGTCATACATGAACAAAAATTAAATGTATCACTTAGTATTGGTATCGCTATTTATCCACATTCTGGAATCGATGCCTCTACACTTTTGAAAAATGCTAATGTCGCAATGTATGATGCGAAAGAAAAAGAGCTTAATTCAGTCTCTATTTATGACGATGTAATCGCTAAAAAAATTGAAAGACGATTACGATTAGAGAAAGATTTACCAAATGCACTTCAAAATGAAGAATTATTCCTTTTATATCAACCTCAAGTTGACAGTGAATCTAACAAAATTATCGGTGCTGAAGCTTTGATCAGATGGAACCATCCCGAATTAGGTGTTATTTCTCCATACGAATTTATTCCTATTGCTGAAGAAACACTACAAATTATTCCAATAGGAAAATGGACATTACAACAAGCTTGTGAGCAAATGAAACGTTGGCATGTACTCGGGTATTCTCATTTAAAAATAGGAGTAAATTTATCTGCTAAAGAATTTGAACAAGAAGATTTTGTAAAGTCTATTTCATTTACTTTAGCAACTACAGGCTTACCAGCAAGTTCTCTCGATCTTGAATTAACAGAACGAATTGCAATGATGGATGAAAGAGAAACATTAATAAAACTGCGTACACTAAAAAATTTAGGAATTCACATTTCAATCGACGACTTTGGTACAGGCTATTCTTCGCTTGCTTACTTACCTTTATATCCAATCGATACTTTAAAAATCCCGAGGGAATTTATGACAATGTCTGAAACGTGTGAAGATGGAATGGAAATCATTAAAACAATCATCACATTAGCACATACATTAGAGATGTCGGTTATCGCTGAAGGTGTAGAAACGAAAGAACACGTGAATTTCCTTCAAAAAAATAAATGTCAGTTTATTCAAGGTTACTATTACAGTAAACCTATTTATTCTAATGCATTTACTAAGCTGTTAAAAAACGGTATTCGTCTATAG
- a CDS encoding undecaprenyldiphospho-muramoylpentapeptide beta-N-acetylglucosaminyltransferase, producing MNKKILFTGGGTAGHVMINMVLIPKFMEKGWGVEYIGSQNGIEKLLVQNVKYNSISTGKLRRYWDWENFKDPFKIIKGCLQSYKLIKKVKPDVIFSAGGFVSVPVVIGAWLNHVPIVIREPDSTLGLANKIALPFATKLCTTFPHTGENVSNEKKVYVGPIVREEIERGSVLRGRSYCEFQQDKPVLLIMGGSQGAKWINDMVRKSLDTLLLSFNIVHMCGKGKVDSSIGMEGYMQFEYIGEELPHILNMASVVVSRAGSTAISELLFLKKPMLLIPLTNGSSRGDQVLNADYFSRQGYAEVLLQDRASNSAFTHAVNRLYANKERYVQNMNGYKKTNDEGIHQLIDLINEVVK from the coding sequence ATGAATAAAAAGATTCTCTTTACTGGGGGCGGTACAGCAGGACACGTTATGATTAATATGGTATTGATTCCTAAATTTATGGAAAAAGGATGGGGAGTTGAGTATATTGGATCTCAAAATGGAATTGAAAAGTTATTAGTTCAAAATGTTAAGTACAATAGTATTTCAACGGGGAAGCTTCGGAGATATTGGGATTGGGAGAACTTTAAAGATCCTTTTAAAATTATAAAAGGCTGCTTACAAAGTTATAAATTAATTAAGAAAGTGAAGCCAGACGTTATCTTTTCGGCAGGAGGATTTGTTTCAGTTCCTGTAGTTATAGGGGCATGGTTAAATCATGTACCAATCGTAATACGTGAGCCAGACAGTACGTTAGGGTTAGCAAATAAAATAGCATTGCCTTTTGCTACAAAACTATGCACAACATTTCCTCATACAGGGGAGAATGTAAGTAACGAGAAAAAAGTTTATGTAGGACCAATTGTAAGGGAAGAAATTGAGAGAGGTAGCGTATTACGAGGAAGAAGTTATTGTGAATTTCAGCAAGATAAGCCAGTATTGTTAATTATGGGTGGGAGTCAAGGGGCTAAGTGGATAAATGATATGGTAAGGAAAAGTTTAGATACATTATTATTAAGTTTTAATATTGTTCATATGTGCGGTAAAGGAAAGGTAGATTCATCTATTGGCATGGAAGGTTATATGCAATTTGAATATATAGGGGAAGAATTGCCGCATATATTGAATATGGCAAGTGTTGTCGTTTCCAGAGCGGGTTCTACTGCTATTTCTGAATTGTTATTTTTGAAGAAACCGATGTTGCTTATCCCGTTAACTAACGGTTCCAGTAGAGGGGATCAAGTTTTAAATGCTGACTATTTTTCTAGGCAAGGGTATGCGGAAGTTTTACTTCAAGACAGAGCAAGTAATAGTGCATTTACACATGCAGTAAACCGGCTATATGCAAATAAGGAGAGATATGTTCAAAACATGAATGGATATAAGAAAACAAATGATGAGGGGATTCATCAATTAATAGATTTAATAAATGAAGTGGTGAAATAA
- a CDS encoding DUF6572 domain-containing protein, whose protein sequence is MKNKKGCKKYMNVNGYEAINNQNTLFLSIVDTLDWKDEEAHVLHIYEAINKCRAYVEKVNRKNPAVETGIRPVIQVFTQCECSEYGNDFYELIKDLLQDIGFELNIYINNSKFTYM, encoded by the coding sequence ATGAAAAATAAAAAAGGGTGTAAGAAGTATATGAATGTGAATGGTTATGAAGCAATAAATAATCAAAATACACTATTTCTTTCGATTGTCGATACGCTGGATTGGAAAGATGAAGAAGCGCATGTTTTGCACATCTATGAGGCGATAAATAAATGTCGAGCATACGTGGAAAAGGTTAATCGGAAAAATCCAGCAGTAGAGACGGGAATTAGGCCTGTAATCCAAGTCTTTACTCAGTGTGAATGTAGTGAGTATGGAAATGATTTTTATGAACTCATCAAAGATCTTTTGCAAGATATAGGATTTGAGTTAAATATTTATATAAATAATAGTAAGTTTACTTACATGTAA
- a CDS encoding NAD-dependent epimerase/dehydratase family protein, whose product MKKNASLLITGANGFTGRHACQYFLEQGFHVIPMFQNRPHRENIGNSITCDLTNKSEVMKVMKQIKPDYVLHLAGRNSVIESWTASLEYMEINVIGTLYLLEAIKQEASHCKTLVIGSALQADSMNNIKVSNPYSLSKTMQVIIAEAWGGLMDSNIIIAKPSNLIGPGESNGICSILAKKMIDIESGRSKAIIEVSSLKDSRDFLDVRDAVKAYHVLLRNGINGKQYNIGSGVRRSLLDVLEQYKRLTQLHFTIKETENSGSSSNESLVIEDIKKLGWIPEIQFHQSLKDVLEYAKCSDICMQ is encoded by the coding sequence ATGAAAAAAAATGCAAGCCTTTTAATAACTGGTGCAAATGGTTTCACAGGTAGACATGCTTGCCAATATTTTTTAGAGCAGGGCTTTCATGTAATTCCTATGTTTCAAAACCGTCCACATAGAGAAAACATCGGAAATAGTATTACTTGTGATTTAACTAATAAGAGCGAAGTAATGAAGGTAATGAAACAAATAAAACCAGACTATGTATTGCATTTAGCAGGAAGAAATTCAGTTATAGAGTCTTGGACAGCTTCTCTTGAATACATGGAGATTAATGTAATAGGGACTTTGTATTTATTAGAAGCGATTAAGCAGGAAGCTTCGCATTGTAAAACATTAGTTATAGGATCTGCATTGCAAGCAGATAGTATGAATAACATAAAAGTTTCAAATCCATATAGTTTAAGTAAAACGATGCAAGTCATTATTGCAGAGGCTTGGGGCGGATTAATGGATTCAAATATTATCATTGCAAAGCCCTCAAACTTAATTGGTCCAGGAGAATCGAATGGCATTTGTTCGATTCTCGCAAAAAAAATGATAGATATAGAATCGGGTAGGAGTAAAGCGATTATTGAAGTAAGCAGTTTGAAAGATAGTAGGGATTTTCTAGATGTACGTGATGCGGTTAAAGCGTATCATGTGTTATTACGTAATGGTATAAATGGGAAACAATATAATATTGGATCAGGAGTGAGACGATCTTTATTAGATGTACTAGAACAATATAAAAGATTAACACAGCTCCATTTTACTATAAAAGAAACAGAGAATAGTGGAAGCAGCTCAAATGAGAGCTTAGTAATAGAGGATATAAAAAAGTTAGGTTGGATCCCAGAAATTCAATTTCATCAATCATTAAAAGATGTACTTGAATATGCGAAGTGCAGTGACATCTGCATGCAATGA